In a single window of the Papaver somniferum cultivar HN1 unplaced genomic scaffold, ASM357369v1 unplaced-scaffold_57, whole genome shotgun sequence genome:
- the LOC113343266 gene encoding cysteine-rich repeat secretory protein 38-like produces MGCHNLVLIIFIYLCCFSNLLITIKYTSAQDSTQLCSGNNYTAGSIFEANLNLVFPATISKRYYNATVGQSPGTIYGSVQCRGDVTLDACQSCVQMGAPKIIEKGRCSNFKQNSSKQSIIWYDRCMLRYSNEYYFNIMQDSPEVRRWDVTNVSNPDQFVGGILLQYYSNLINDLVGEAACSFSANFATGDRNITNRTKVYGFVECAADVPSRNCSKCLFGVISNLPSCCDGKIGGRILRPSCNIRYEIYPFLQSMNAPPSPPLLSSPAPLASLPPLSSTSLNSSFKPAMLVIIIVVVSFMGEKQI; encoded by the exons ATGGGTTGTCATAACCTAGTACTTATCATCTTCATCTATTTGTGTTGTTTTTCAAACTTACTGATCACCATAAAATACACAAGTGCACAGGATTCTACTCAACTTTGTTCAGGAAATAATTACACAGCTGGCAGTATATTTGAAGCTAATCTCAACCTTGTTTTCCCTGCAACCATCAGTAAGAGATACTATAACGCCACCGTTGGCCAAAGCCCGGGTACGATTTATGGGTCTGTACAGTGTAGAGGTGATGTTACATTAGATGCTTGCCAAAGTTGTGTTCAAATGGGTGCTCCAAAGATAATAGAAAAGGGTAGATGTTCAAATTTTAAACAGAACTCATCTAAACAATCAATTATTTGGTATGATAGATGTATGTTAAGGTATTCAAATGAATATTACTTCAATATTATGCAAGACTCTCCAGAAGTTCGTCGGTGGGATGTTACTAATGTTTCCAATCCGGATCAGTTCGTCGGTGGAATATTACTTCAATATTATTcaaatttaataaatgatttagtAGGAGAAGCTGCTTGTAGTTTTTCTGCTAATTTTGCTACTGGAGATAGAAATATCACTAATCGTACCAAAGTATATGGATTTGTAGAGTGTGCTGCAGATGTACCTTCAAGAAATTGTAGTAAATGTCTTTTTGGAGTTATATCTAACTTGCCAAGTTGTTGTGATGGAAAAATTGGTGGAAGAATTCTTAGACCCAGTTGTAATATAAGATATGAAATATATCCCTTCCTTCAATCTATGAATGCTCCTCCTTCACCACCTTTATTATCATCTCCTGCTCCTCTCGCGTCACTGCCTCCGTTGTCAAGTACTTCACTAAACT CAAGCTTCAAGCCAGCCATGCTTGTGATTATTATAGTCGTTGTTTCTTTCATGGGTGAAAAACAGATATAG